The Glycine soja cultivar W05 chromosome 8, ASM419377v2, whole genome shotgun sequence genome has a window encoding:
- the LOC114424343 gene encoding probable aspartic protease At2g35615: MHAFVFCFLLLCSHSIASFAEASKTLSGFSINLIHRESPLSPFYNPSLTPSERIKNTVLRSFARSKRRLRLSQNDDRSPGTITIPDEPITEYLMRFYIGTPPVERFAIADTGSDLIWVQCAPCEKCVPQNAPLFDPRKSSTFKTVPCDSQPCTLLPPSQRACVGKSGQCYYQYIYGDHTLVSGILGFESINFGSKNNAIKFPKLTFGCTFSNNDTVDESKRNMGLVGLGVGPLSLISQLGYQIGRKFSYCFPPLSSNSTSKMRFGNDAIVKQIKGVVSTPLIIKSIGPSYYYLNLEGVSIGNKKVKTSESQTDGNILIDSGTSFTILKQSFYNKFVALVKEVYGVEAVKIPPLVYNFCFENKGKRKRFPDVVFLFTGAKVRVDASNLFEAEDNNLLCMVALPTSDEDDSIFGNHAQIGYQVEYDLQGGMVSFAPADCAKD; this comes from the coding sequence ATGCAtgcttttgtattttgtttcttactccTATGTTCACATTCTATTGCATCCTTCGCTGAAGCCTCCAAAACTCTAAGTGGCTTCAGCATCAATCTTATTCACCGTGAATCACCATTGTCACCCTTTTACAACCCTTCACTCACCCCATCAGAGCGCATCAAGAACACTGTCTTGCGCTCCTTTGCTCGCTCCAAACGTCGTCTTCGCCTATCTCAAAACGATGATAGATCACCCGGAACCATTACCATTCCAGACGAACCCATCACTGAATACCTCATGAGGTTTTACATTGGCACCCCTCCTGTGGAAAGGTTTGCTATTGCGGACACAGGAAGTGATCTAATTTGGGTGCAATGTGCCCCTTGTGAGAAATGTGTACCCCAAAACGCCCCATTATTTGATCCAAGAAAGTCTTCCACATTCAAGACTGTGCCATGTGACTCACAACCTTGCACACTACTCCCTCCATCCCAACGTGCCTGTGTTGGAAAGTCAGGTCAGtgctactaccaatatatatatgGTGACCATACATTAGTCTCTGGAATATTGGGTTTTGAGTCCATTAATTTTGGTTCCAAGAACAATGCTATTAAATTTCCCAAGCTTACTTTTGGATGcacattttccaataatgataccGTGGACGAGAGCAAGAGAAACATGGGTCTAGTGGGTCTTGGAGTAGGGCCATTGTCACTAATTTCACAACTAGGGTATCAAATTGGTCGCAAATTCTCCTATTGTTTCCCTCCTTTGAGTTCAAACTCCACTAGCAAAATGAGATTCGGGAACGATGCAAttgtaaaacaaataaaaggggTTGTGTCCACTCCCCTCATAATCAAATCTATTGGACCAAGCTATTACTACCTCAATCTTGAAGGCGTCAGCATTGGAAACAAGAAGGTGAAGACAAGTGAAAGTCAAACAGATGGCAACATATTAATCGATTCAGGGACCTCTTTCACGATTCTCAAGCAAAGCTTTTACAATAAGTTTGTGGCTTTGGTGAAGGAAGTGTATGGTGTTGAGGCAGTGAAAATCCCTCCATTGGTATACAACTTTTGTTTCGAAAATAAGGGTAAGAGGAAACGTTTCCCTGatgttgtgtttcttttcaCGGGTGCTAAGGTTCGCGTGGATGCTTCAAACTTGTTTGAGGCCGAAGACAACAACTTGCTTTGCATGGTCGCATTACCCACCTCTGATGAAGATGATTCCATCTTTGGAAATCATGCACAAATTGGTTATCAAGTGGAGTATGATCTTCAAGGGGGGATGGTTTCTTTTGCTCCTGCTGATTGTGCCAAAGACTAG